Part of the Alteracholeplasma palmae J233 genome, ATCAAATATATAAAGATGCACAAGTAATGATTACCAACGGTAGTGCTCTTTCAAAAGAAACCTTGTTAAGATTAAAAGCCTTAAGCAAAGATAACCAAATGATATTGTTTTTAGATCCAGACCATGCAGGAGAAAGACTGAGAAGAATTCTTTCAAAAGAACTTGCTAACGTTGTTCATGCTTTTCTAGATCAAGAATTAGCACATAGTAAAAACGGCAGAAAAATCGGTATTGAGCATGCCTCAACAAATGACATCCAAAATGCCCTTAATCAGATTTTAATACCTAAAGAAGGAAAAAGTGATATTACACTAAGTTTTCTTTATGAAAATAATCTATTAGGAAAAGAAAACAGTAGAGAACTCAGACTTAAACTTGCTAAAAAATTTAATTTAGGTGTAGTTAATGGTAAAACTTTACACAAAAGACTCATATGGGCTAATTTAACTCAAAAAGATCTATTAGAGGAGCTAAAATAACATGGAACATAAAGCTAAAAAGAAATATGGACAAAACTTTTTAAAAGATAAAAACCTACTTAAAAAGATTATTACAAAAGCTGAAATAGAAAACAAAAACGTTATAGAAGTTGGCCCGGGACAAGGCGCTTTGACTCAATTTGCCCTACCTGTGTCAAATAAGATGGTTGCTTATGAAATTGATAAGAGTTTAACACCCTATTTAAAACCATTTGTAGATCAAGGTCTAAAAGTTATATTTGGAGATTTCCTTAATACGGATTTAGAAAAAGACATTAAAGAAAACTTTAATAACGAAGATGTACACTTTATCGGTAATTTACCTTACTATATTACCTCCCCTATTATTTTTAAAATATTAGAAACAGAAAAGATAAAAACAGCGACTATTATGATTCAAAAAGAAGTAGGTGACAGACTTGCTTCTTTACCTAATCAAAAGACTTATAATGCGCTATCTGTTATTATTCAACACTATACAAACGTAAAAAAAGTAATGGATGTTAAAAGGGCAATGTTTTTTCCACAACCTAAAGTAGATAGTATCATTATTAGAATAGAGAAAAAAGACCAAAATCTTGGGTCAGATGAAGACTTTAAAGAGTTTGTAAAGGCATCTTTCCTACAAAAAAGAAAGACACTTATGAATAATTTATCTACCCATTATAAAGTTGATAAGACTGCTTTACAAGAATTCTTCGTAGGTAATCAATTAGACCTAAATATTAGAGCAGAACAGATTTCTGTTACAAAATTTGAAGAATTAGCTAAGAATTGGGTGAAATTTTCTTAGATATGCTATAATTTTTCGGAAAAAAGACGAAAAATGAGTATGAAAACGCTTTGCAATGCCTTTTTCATGTTATAATCATACTAGGATTTAATGACAAAGAAGAGGAGGATATATGGAATGGAAGTTACTGATGTAAGAGTAAGACTTGTTGAAAGCGATAGTCGATTAAGAGCAATCGTTACAATCACTTTTGATAATAGTTTTGTTGTACATGATATTCGAGTAATCGAAGGGGAAAACGGAATTTTCGTTGCTATGCCAAGTAAGAAGATGCCTAATGGTGGATTCAGAGATGTAGCTCACCCAATTCATTCTGATATGCGCAAAGTGATGGAAGACGCTGTAATTGCTGCATACCAAAAGACCTTAGAAGAAGCCTAAGGAAAAAATAACAAAAAAGGGGTCTAGGGAACTAGGCTTTTTTTCTTTATATACAATAAATGATGTAATCATCACTAAAAACGCTTACTCTATATCCTTTATGGCTAAATTATTTTAAAAATGTTATAATAACTTTGAAAATAAAAAAATCAATTTGAAAGGTGATTAAAAGTGGTTATCGACGGAAAAAAAATTAAATTGTTTGCCTTAAGTGCAAATAAACAGTTAGCAGAAAAAATTTCTGCTAAGACAAAAATTCCATTAAGTTTAGTAGATGTAGTTAAGTTTGCGGATGGAGAAATGACAATGAACATTAATGAAAGCGTAAGAGGGCAACACGTTTTTATTATCCAACCTACAAGTGCACCAGCTAATGATCATTTAATGGAAGTCCTTATTTTAGCAGATGCATTAAAACGTGCATCAGCAGCTAGCATCGCAGTAATTATGCCTTATTTCGGATATTCTAGACAAGATAGAAAATCTCGCTCTAGACAACCAATCACGGCTAAATTGATTGCGGACTTATTACAAGTTTCAGGAGTGAATCGTGTAGCATGTATGGATTTACATGCAGCACAAATTCAAGGATTCTTTGATATCCCAATTGATAATTTCCCAGCAGCACCACTTTTAGCGGCATATTTTAAAAAGAAAGATTTAAAAGATGTAGTTGTAGTTTCACCAGACCATGGTGGCGTTTCAAGAGCAAGAATCTTTGCACAATACTTAGGCGCACCGATTGCAATTATTGACAAAAGACGTCCAGAACCAAATAAAGCTCAAGTTATGAATATTGTTGGTGATGTAAAAGGACAAACAGCAATCATGATTGATGATATCATCGATACAGCTGGAACTCTAACAGTTGGAGCACAAGCTTTACTTGATGCAGGAGCAAAAGAAGTATACGCAGCAGCAACCCACCCAGTCTTTTCTGGAGAAGCATTAGAAAGAATTAAAAACTCATGTTTAAAAGAAGTAGTTGTTACTGACACTATCGCATTAGGCACTAAAGAAATGCCAGAAAAAATTGTTCAATTATCCGTAGGATCATTACTAGGAGAAGCAATCTTACACATCATTAATGATGAACCTATTAGTGAAATCTTTACTAGAGTAGAAAACTTAA contains:
- the rnmV gene encoding ribonuclease M5: MNQIIVVEGYHDQIKINQIYKDAQVMITNGSALSKETLLRLKALSKDNQMILFLDPDHAGERLRRILSKELANVVHAFLDQELAHSKNGRKIGIEHASTNDIQNALNQILIPKEGKSDITLSFLYENNLLGKENSRELRLKLAKKFNLGVVNGKTLHKRLIWANLTQKDLLEELK
- the rsmA gene encoding 16S rRNA (adenine(1518)-N(6)/adenine(1519)-N(6))-dimethyltransferase RsmA, which codes for MEHKAKKKYGQNFLKDKNLLKKIITKAEIENKNVIEVGPGQGALTQFALPVSNKMVAYEIDKSLTPYLKPFVDQGLKVIFGDFLNTDLEKDIKENFNNEDVHFIGNLPYYITSPIIFKILETEKIKTATIMIQKEVGDRLASLPNQKTYNALSVIIQHYTNVKKVMDVKRAMFFPQPKVDSIIIRIEKKDQNLGSDEDFKEFVKASFLQKRKTLMNNLSTHYKVDKTALQEFFVGNQLDLNIRAEQISVTKFEELAKNWVKFS
- the spoVG gene encoding septation regulator SpoVG produces the protein MEVTDVRVRLVESDSRLRAIVTITFDNSFVVHDIRVIEGENGIFVAMPSKKMPNGGFRDVAHPIHSDMRKVMEDAVIAAYQKTLEEA
- a CDS encoding ribose-phosphate diphosphokinase — encoded protein: MVIDGKKIKLFALSANKQLAEKISAKTKIPLSLVDVVKFADGEMTMNINESVRGQHVFIIQPTSAPANDHLMEVLILADALKRASAASIAVIMPYFGYSRQDRKSRSRQPITAKLIADLLQVSGVNRVACMDLHAAQIQGFFDIPIDNFPAAPLLAAYFKKKDLKDVVVVSPDHGGVSRARIFAQYLGAPIAIIDKRRPEPNKAQVMNIVGDVKGQTAIMIDDIIDTAGTLTVGAQALLDAGAKEVYAAATHPVFSGEALERIKNSCLKEVVVTDTIALGTKEMPEKIVQLSVGSLLGEAILHIINDEPISEIFTRVENLI